Proteins from one Actinobacillus delphinicola genomic window:
- the uspE gene encoding universal stress protein UspE: MLFNKMLVVLEPNKTKQYALDRAVALAREQKNPQPVEITVFMSVYDIAYEMSELLSSEEDKRKMRDSIIAKRSEEIQPILAQYHDPDIQFKTLVVWNSNEADAITEAVDKEHFKLVVKYTVAKDEGLSALLFTPQDWQLLRKCPAPIMMVRNTNWQHKRRILIAVNVGDDDATHVTFNDELVQLGMTIANNLERGNVHLVSAYPPSAINVTIDMPEFQNKATEKSERQSHEENMKVLCEKFGIASDHAHVIEGFPEEVIPEVAKQIEAEMVVLGTVGRRGLAAAFLGNTAEHVISRLHCNLLTIKPSID; encoded by the coding sequence ATGCTGTTCAATAAAATGCTTGTTGTATTAGAACCTAATAAAACTAAACAATATGCGCTGGATCGTGCTGTTGCATTGGCACGAGAACAAAAAAATCCTCAACCAGTTGAAATTACAGTGTTCATGTCGGTATATGATATTGCATATGAGATGTCTGAATTGCTTTCAAGCGAAGAAGATAAACGTAAGATGCGTGATAGTATTATTGCTAAACGTAGTGAAGAAATTCAGCCAATTTTAGCTCAATATCATGATCCTGATATTCAATTTAAAACATTAGTTGTTTGGAATAGTAATGAAGCAGATGCGATAACAGAAGCAGTTGATAAAGAACATTTTAAACTTGTCGTAAAATATACTGTTGCTAAAGATGAAGGTCTTAGCGCACTTCTCTTTACGCCACAAGACTGGCAACTTCTGCGTAAATGCCCAGCGCCAATTATGATGGTAAGAAATACAAATTGGCAACATAAACGTCGTATCCTGATTGCGGTTAACGTAGGAGATGATGATGCAACCCATGTGACTTTTAATGATGAATTAGTCCAATTAGGCATGACGATTGCAAATAATTTAGAACGTGGCAATGTTCATCTTGTAAGTGCTTATCCACCATCTGCAATTAATGTTACGATTGATATGCCTGAGTTCCAAAACAAAGCTACTGAAAAGAGTGAACGTCAGTCACATGAAGAGAATATGAAAGTACTTTGTGAAAAATTCGGTATTGCTAGTGATCATGCGCATGTTATTGAAGGTTTCCCAGAAGAAGTGATTCCAGAGGTAGCAAAACAGATCGAGGCAGAAATGGTAGTTTTAGGCACCGTAGGACGTCGTGGACTTGCGGCTGCTTTCCTTGGTAATACGGCGGAACATGTGATTAGTCGGTTACACTGTAACTTATTAACAATTAAACCAAGCATTGACTAA